A region of Malaclemys terrapin pileata isolate rMalTer1 chromosome 5, rMalTer1.hap1, whole genome shotgun sequence DNA encodes the following proteins:
- the TEX15 gene encoding testis-expressed protein 15: MAKQGIRSITGTYDASPSKTHQNLTVHVTKLNADNLFGDHPNKRKGINSKNKHRAVGTELKSLAFITEISNILQKADETSSLKILQEQITICDNLLPSFVKAFEEKQGCSFKHILVSRELLVERKLWSNCKSKLKSHAVDSLVELQMIMETIQFIENKKCFLEREPTFRSLLWYDGSLYGELLGRPSGYQQQSNFFPAFQRRLKYNVFRELQSYHKQLLELFEKTRWENKSYYAFLKFRREIDECEAVIQHNSDCLDFFLSVPFTCGVNFGDTLEDLETVRKSAVELINTYRNLPDAHAYAEKEDHLWVIMEMISTKINFIKACESMNMKASLFGLEHIFFDAAKSLVWKDRRLLLNKASPNKKKQLLCKINQDALSKLYEVYEYVAEEFRTEKSNNITENKNDTEKSKYCENKGKHGDENSDFFTVLFSHPDICCVGEILDEAQFADLKKLQQLMLRCTEHLESLKMYFQILQEEDVSKILITEQNVLDTMKNDGINAVILKPEAVETYIEVLMMYETVHFLKNSIARKTDEQRFRSLLWFDLSLLPELAHCQKKMSSFSFLKDNSMDNLCKTVESAISDLKSELDVICNYAETINCSYALHLLTRELSELSETRKLIQNSKPSIFTYVECVPYTISVNYGSTVTELDYNYNQFSLLLENLMLAARKDLGKMAHIMKIMKTIEHMKFACAKKGKSVLSLLIYQMLNNWRKTCQLKRKGDMKMHLTKTKKSVCETQAPGYVIEASSQCQKKRPSFVSSHGDTPEYTESSPPSSCKKQKRECKS, from the exons ATGGCAAAACAAGGTATTCGAAGCATTACTGGGACTTACGATGCCTCACCAAGCAAAACACATCAGAATCTTACAGTCCATGTGACTAAACTGAATGCAGATAATCTCTTCGGTGATCATCCTAACAAACGTAAGGGCATCAATAGTAAAAACAAGCATAGAGCAGTGGGGACGGAACTGAAATCTCTTGCTTTCATAActgaaatatcaaatattttacaaaaagcaGATGAAACATCATCTCTGAAAATATTACAGGAACAAATTACAATTTGTGATAACCTTCTTCCTTCATTTGTTAAAGCTTTTGAAGAAAAGCAAGGGTGCTCATTTAAGCACATCTTGGTTTCCCGAGAGTTACTGGTTGAAAGAAAGCTATGGAGTAACTGTAAATCCAAGTTAAAATCACATGCTGTAGATTCACTGGTGGAACTCCAAATGATAATGGAAACAATTCAGTTCATTGAAAACAAAAAGTGCTTTCTAGAAAGGGAGCCAACTTTTCGAAGCTTGCTTTGGTATGATGGTTCCCTGTACGGGGAACTGCTTGGCAGGCCATCAGGGTATCAACAACAATCCAATTTCTTTCCAGCTTTCCAAAGAAGGCTGAAGTACAATGTTTTTCGTGAGCTACAGAGCTACCATAAACAGTTATTAGAGCTCTTTGAAAAAACAAGGTGGGAAAACAAATCTTACTATGCATTCTTGAAATTCAGACGAGAGATTGATGAGTGTGAAGCTGTGATACAACATAATTCTGATTGTTTAGATTTTTTCCTCTCTGTGCCTTTTACTTGTGGAGTTAACTTTGGAGATACTTTAGAAGATTTGGAAACTGTAAGGAAAAGTGCTGTGGAACTGATAAATACGTACAGGAACCTTCCAGATGCTCACGCCTATGCAGAAAAAGAGGACCATCTGTGGGTTATAATGGAAATGATCTCTACAAAGATCAACTTTATAAAGGCCTGTGAATCAATGAATATGAAAGCCTCACTCTTTGGCCTTGAGCATATATTTTTTGATGCTGCTAAAAGTCTTGTTTGGAAAGACAGACGTCTGTTGTTAAATAAAGCCTCTCCCAATAAGAAAAAACAACTTCTGTGCAAAATAAACCAAGATGCTCTCTCCAAGCTGTATGAAGTTTATGAATATGTGGCTGAAGAATTTAGAACTGAAAAATCTAACAATattactgagaacaaaaatgatacagaaaagtcaaaatattgtgAAAACAAAGGCAAACATGGAGATGAAAACTCTGACTTCTTCACTGTTTTGTTTTCACATCCTGATATTTGCTGTGTTGGAGAAATATTAGATGAAGCTCAGTTTGCAGACCTCAAGAAGTTACAGCAGCTAATGCTCAGATGTACAGAACATTTAGAAAgcttaaaaatgtattttcagatTTTGCAGGAGGAGGATGTCAGTAAAATCTTGATCACAGAGCAAAATGTGTTAGACACAATGAAAAATGATGGCATTAATGCTGTAATTTTAAAGCCTGAAGCTGTTGAGACTTACATTGAAGTACTAATGATGTATGAAACGGTTCACTTTCTTAAAAATTCAATAGCAAGAAAAACAGATGAACAGAGATTTCGAAGCTTGTTGTGGTTTGATTTATCGCTTCTTCCTGAATTGGCACATTGCCAAAAGAAAATGTCttccttttcatttctgaaaGATAATTCAATGGACAACCTTTGTAAAACTGTAGAGTCTGCCATCTCTGATCTGAAGAGTGAGCTGGACGTTATTTGCAACTATGCAGAAACCATAAACTGCTCTTATGCACTTCACCTTCTCACCAGAGAACTTTCAGAACTTTCAGAAACAAGAAAATTAATACAAAATTCCAAACCTTCTATCTTCACGTATGTTGAGTGTGTACCTTATACCATATCTGTAAACTATGGGAGCACTGTGACTGAATTAGACTACAACTACAACCAGTTTTCTTTGTTGCTTGAAAATTTAATGTTGGCTGCTAGGAAAGATTTAGGAAAAATGGCTCATATTATGAAAATCATGAAAACTATTGAGCATATGAAGTTTGCTTGTGCCAAAAAAGGTAAATCGGTCCTCTCTCTTCTGATATATCAGATGCTAAATAATTGGAGAAAGACCTGCCAGTTGAAAAGAAAGGGAGACATGAAAATGCATCtgactaaaactaaaaaaagtgtgtgtgaaaCTCAAGCTCCAGGGTATGTCATCGAAGCTAGCTCTCAGTGCCAGAAAAAAAGACCTAGTTTTGTGTCCTCACATGGAGACACTCCTGAGTATACAGAAAGCTCTCCTCCTTCCAGCTGCAAAAAACAAAAG AGAGAATGCAAGAGTTAA